From Quercus robur chromosome 8, dhQueRobu3.1, whole genome shotgun sequence:
aaaattcaaTACTAAATTAATATAGGGAAATAAAACTAACATATATTTAGTGTTAACAAaatattaactaaaaaaaagattaaaaaatcgCAATCTTTCAAtacattttaaatatattaagtgCTAACATTACTAATCAAAATGACATGTATGATCCAAATGACAAGTCCTCTTCACAGCTTTCACTCACAATTGATGTGTAGTTCTTCCTGTTGAAATAGTATGCGTGCCGTTTGTATTAAACTACATGTTGTGCAATATTTATGCTTTGGTCAGCAGGTGTTAGTTAGACAATTGCAGAATTAAAATGTGTTAAGACTGTGTTTTCATTATATAAGAACAGGGGAAGTGTATTAACAGAGCAAGTGTATATTTCCCCTTTGGTAGAAGGTGAAGATCAAATTCTCTTCACTACTTCTTGGGCTACACGGGTAGAACTTGTCTCAACAAGGAAAACTCACATTCTTGGCCACGATATTAGCTATTAAGTTGAAAATGAAGGAGATTTCAAGAagattatttgcaaaaaaaaaaaaaatttgaaatcaagTTTGTTGTTGCATCAaggtattttatttgaattttttctaattgaattttcaaattctaGCAAGTATGATGTTATgcatcacatgatcttgattcTAATTATGCTTCGTATTTCATGGATGAGATGCATGTAGATAACTCAACAATAATGTATAGGACAGAGCTGTACATTGGTATATGTGGGTTGAGTTTTAGAAGCTATGCGCTATAAACTTCCCCCTAAATCAAAATCCTTGGTGCCCttgaacccaaaaaataaacaaaccaatTAGCACAATTACAAAACCAATCCAAAAGCAAAATGGTTTGTAGTGCTTGTTGGTAGTGACGAGTGGCCAAGTGAGTCGGCAACAATGTGGGTTAGAATAATTGATATAGTGTTGCTTATGGTGTTTTAAGACCCCACCCCATcacaagttttcaaaacaaaatcgAATGAAGATATACTGAATCTAAGCCTTACGTTACAAGTCAATATTCAAAAGGAAGTATATTTGGCCAACATGCTGGTatgtcaaattaaaaaaaaaaaaaaagctgtgaattgaataagaagaaaaaggctTACCCCTTGGGTATAACCCAACCACTGATATTGGCGACTTCTGTTAAAGCATCCCTCCATCTTTTCACCTTCTCCAAATTCTCCTTAAGGACTTCTTCATGCTTTGCGAATGCTTCACCAAAACTCCCTTTCTGCTTCCGTACCTCAGTTGGTTCAACATCATAGAAAACTGGAAATATTGTATGCCCCTTCATTTTCTGGCGGCATTCGACAATCTTTGCAAGTTCATCCAAGCACCAACTGGAGGTTgcatagttttttgaaaaaatgacgACTGAAAACCTTGACTCTTCAATTGCTTTCAAGAGTTCTGATGGAATGGGTTTTCCTCTCTCAAGTACTTTATCATCTCTGAACGTGGAGatttttttctcaaccaaaGCCTCATATAGAAGACGCAAAAAACTGTGGCGGGTGTCCTCGCCTCTGAAATTAAGGAAGACCTCGAAAACCCATTTACCGGTACGCAACGAAAAGGTGCTTCCGTCGTTTATAAGAGCCATTGGGTATGCTTATGCTAGCAAGGTTCGCAAAggagtgattttttttcttgaaatggaACTACGCTGTGTCAAGA
This genomic window contains:
- the LOC126696386 gene encoding TMV resistance protein N-like, whose protein sequence is MALINDGSTFSLRTGKWVFEVFLNFRGEDTRHSFLRLLYEALVEKKISTFRDDKVLERGKPIPSELLKAIEESRFSVVIFSKNYATSSWCLDELAKIVECRQKMKGHTIFPVFYDVEPTEVRKQKGSFGEAFAKHEEVLKENLEKVKRWRDALTEVANISGWVIPKG